The following are from one region of the Knoellia sp. p5-6-4 genome:
- a CDS encoding DUF4012 domain-containing protein: protein MQGRRRRIRLSAYAVAAALLLYALALGWTAFKANAHLREARAAVGPLRSALVDQRTPAAEIDRRLRTLQHEADAARSLTGGPLWGLPAALPRVGDAFETVRGASVAVSRVAHEVLPPVSRARNGLVGVSLEDPRGGIDLAPIKAAQQPLGEAERAAEAVRADVRALPASGIGTVDAARRDLVTQLDEVAAQLSSSHDLVSLLPPMLGSQGPRRYLVAFQNDAEARGAGGLPGVYAVVRADRGRLDFVRYGVSGDFAGVDVPLDGLGEDYAKLYRGAAPGRFFGNATVSPHFPSGATLLLRFHEARYHDRLDGAVAIDPTALSMLLAVTGPTTLEDGTRVGAANVVALTERDAYERFPDPVLRKLYLIEVAKAVADDILERGPRKGTTFASALGKAVEARRLLVFSTHDSEQAVLASRKVGGALSDTDGLFSGVVINNGGGNKLDYYLEREVTYQAASCSSSTPHQATVTVRLTNTAPKSGLSDYVAGRADQPVVPVKKGTNRLLVSYYATKGAGFTQATLDGEPALLASDTERGRPVFTSTLDIGPGQSRVLRLTIEEPPQAKGPVTTLVQPLVRPQKTVVDAAGCPAS, encoded by the coding sequence TTGCAGGGCCGTCGGCGACGCATCCGCCTCAGCGCGTATGCCGTCGCCGCGGCCCTGCTGCTGTATGCCCTGGCCCTGGGGTGGACCGCCTTCAAGGCCAACGCGCACCTGCGCGAGGCGCGGGCCGCAGTCGGCCCGTTGCGCTCCGCCCTCGTCGACCAGCGCACCCCCGCCGCGGAGATCGACCGCCGGCTGCGCACTCTCCAGCACGAGGCGGACGCGGCCCGGTCGCTGACCGGCGGCCCCCTGTGGGGTCTGCCCGCGGCCCTGCCCCGGGTCGGCGACGCCTTTGAGACGGTCCGGGGGGCGTCGGTGGCCGTCAGCCGGGTGGCGCACGAGGTGCTGCCGCCCGTCAGCCGGGCTCGCAACGGCCTTGTCGGGGTGAGCCTCGAGGACCCCAGGGGCGGCATCGACCTCGCCCCGATCAAGGCTGCCCAGCAGCCGCTCGGCGAGGCCGAGCGTGCCGCCGAGGCGGTGCGCGCCGACGTCCGCGCGCTGCCCGCCTCCGGCATCGGGACGGTCGACGCTGCCCGCCGCGACCTGGTGACGCAGCTCGACGAGGTGGCCGCGCAGCTGTCCTCCAGCCACGACCTGGTGTCCCTGCTGCCGCCCATGCTCGGGTCACAGGGCCCGCGTCGCTACCTCGTGGCGTTCCAGAACGACGCCGAGGCCCGAGGGGCTGGCGGCCTGCCCGGCGTGTATGCCGTGGTGCGGGCCGACAGGGGCCGGCTCGACTTCGTCCGCTACGGGGTCAGCGGGGACTTCGCCGGCGTGGATGTTCCGCTCGACGGCCTGGGTGAGGACTACGCCAAGCTCTACCGGGGCGCGGCCCCCGGGCGGTTCTTCGGGAACGCCACGGTGAGCCCGCACTTCCCCTCGGGCGCCACCCTGCTGCTGCGCTTCCACGAGGCCAGGTACCACGACCGCCTCGACGGCGCCGTGGCCATCGACCCGACCGCGCTGTCCATGCTGCTCGCGGTCACCGGGCCGACCACGCTCGAGGACGGGACGCGGGTCGGGGCCGCCAACGTGGTGGCGCTGACGGAGCGGGACGCCTATGAACGCTTCCCCGACCCGGTCCTGCGCAAGCTCTACCTCATCGAGGTCGCCAAGGCGGTGGCCGACGACATCCTCGAGCGCGGGCCCCGGAAGGGCACGACCTTCGCCAGTGCCCTGGGCAAGGCGGTGGAGGCCCGACGGCTGCTGGTCTTCAGCACGCACGACTCGGAGCAGGCCGTCCTCGCCAGCCGAAAAGTGGGAGGTGCCCTCAGCGACACCGACGGGCTCTTCTCGGGGGTGGTCATCAACAACGGCGGAGGCAACAAGCTCGACTACTACCTCGAGCGCGAGGTGACCTACCAGGCCGCGTCCTGCTCATCCTCGACCCCGCACCAGGCGACGGTGACGGTGCGGCTGACCAACACCGCGCCGAAGTCCGGGCTGAGCGACTATGTCGCGGGGCGGGCCGACCAGCCCGTTGTGCCCGTCAAGAAGGGCACCAACCGGCTGCTGGTCTCCTACTACGCCACCAAGGGAGCCGGCTTCACGCAGGCCACCCTCGACGGAGAGCCGGCCCTGCTGGCCTCCGACACCGAGCGTGGACGGCCGGTGTTCACGTCCACGCTGGACATCGGCCCGGGGCAGAGCCGGGTGCTCCGGCTGACGATCGAGGAGCCGCCGCAGGCCAAGGGGCCGGTGACCACCCTGGTGCAGCCGCTCGTGCGGCCCCAGAAGACCGTGGTCGACGCCGCGGGCTGCCCGGCCTCCTAG
- the carA gene encoding glutamine-hydrolyzing carbamoyl-phosphate synthase small subunit: MTTTETSTSATSRFDVDREPAVLVLEDGRVFRGESYGALGETVGEAVFSTGMTGYQETLTDPSYHRQVVVMTAPHVGNTGVNDEDDESRRIWVAGYVVRDPALRPSNWRSRRTLEDELREQGVVGVCGIDTRALTRHLRERGAMRVGIFSGERAGRPEAELVGTVQEAPQMSGAALAAEVTTTEPYVVPAVGEKRYTVAALDLGIKAMTPQLMAQRGIEVHVLPCTATFADIEAVRPDGVFFSNGPGDPAATEHEIGVLREVLAARIPFFGICFGNQLLGRALGFGTYKLKYGHRGINQPVLDKATGKVEVTAHNHGFAVDAPLDGPVPAPSDAASGTAYGRVRVSHVCLNDDVVEGLECLDIPAYSVQYHPEAAAGPHDAAYLFDRFTTLMDDKEGRA; encoded by the coding sequence GTGACCACCACGGAAACCAGCACGAGCGCCACCAGCCGTTTCGACGTCGACCGCGAGCCCGCGGTGCTCGTCCTCGAGGATGGCCGGGTCTTCCGCGGCGAGTCCTACGGAGCACTCGGCGAGACGGTGGGCGAGGCTGTCTTCTCCACGGGGATGACCGGCTACCAGGAGACCCTCACCGACCCGAGCTACCACCGGCAGGTCGTCGTCATGACCGCCCCCCACGTGGGCAACACCGGCGTCAACGACGAGGACGACGAGTCGCGGCGCATCTGGGTCGCCGGCTACGTCGTGCGCGACCCCGCGCTGCGACCGTCGAACTGGCGCTCGCGCCGCACCCTCGAGGACGAGCTGCGCGAGCAGGGCGTGGTCGGCGTCTGCGGCATCGACACCCGCGCCCTGACCCGCCACCTGCGTGAGCGCGGGGCCATGCGCGTCGGCATCTTCTCCGGCGAGCGCGCCGGGCGACCCGAAGCCGAGCTGGTGGGCACGGTGCAGGAGGCGCCGCAGATGAGCGGCGCGGCGCTGGCCGCCGAGGTGACGACGACCGAGCCGTACGTCGTGCCGGCGGTGGGGGAGAAGCGCTACACCGTCGCCGCCCTCGACCTCGGCATCAAGGCGATGACCCCGCAGCTGATGGCCCAGCGCGGCATCGAGGTCCACGTGCTGCCGTGCACCGCGACCTTCGCCGACATCGAGGCTGTGCGTCCCGACGGCGTCTTCTTCTCCAACGGCCCGGGTGACCCGGCCGCCACCGAGCACGAGATCGGGGTGCTGCGCGAGGTCCTCGCCGCCCGGATCCCGTTCTTCGGGATCTGCTTCGGCAACCAGCTGCTCGGGCGCGCCCTCGGGTTCGGCACCTACAAGCTGAAGTACGGCCACCGCGGCATCAACCAGCCGGTGCTGGACAAGGCCACCGGCAAGGTCGAGGTCACCGCGCACAACCACGGCTTCGCCGTGGACGCACCCCTCGACGGGCCGGTGCCGGCGCCGAGCGACGCCGCCAGCGGCACGGCATACGGACGGGTGCGGGTCTCCCACGTGTGCCTCAACGACGACGTCGTCGAGGGGCTCGAATGCCTTGACATCCCTGCCTACTCGGTCCAGTACCACCCGGAGGCCGCGGCTGGTCCGCACGACGCCGCCTACCTCTTCGACCGCTTCACCACCCTCATGGACGACAAGGAAGGTCGCGCCTGA
- a CDS encoding dihydroorotase — protein MSALLITGAALAGSGAQDLLVEDGVITEVGSIRSAKGADVLDADGLVALPGLVDLHTHLREPGREDAETIASGSAAAAVGGFTAVLAMANTSPVTDTAEAAERVLDLGRAAGLVDVQPVGAVTKGLAGEELAELGLMHRSRARVRVFSDDGKCVHDARVMRRALEYVRAFGGVVSQHAQEPHLAGPSACCHEGELSGRLGLPGWPGIAEETIVARDVMLARHTGSRVHVAHVSTAGSVEVVRWAKAQGIDVTAEVTPHHLVLTTDLLTGYDPTFKVNPPLRPQEDVDALRAALADGTIDAVATDHAPHARHDKEHAFVDAAFGMLGLETALSVVSDTMVRTGLLDWAGVARVMSANPARIAGLDGHGQSLAVGSPANITLVDPGARVTVDRSASLSLSRNNPWHGRTLQGAVEATVLRGRVTAQKGAVA, from the coding sequence GTGAGCGCCCTGCTGATCACGGGAGCCGCCCTCGCCGGCTCCGGCGCCCAGGACCTGCTCGTCGAGGACGGCGTCATCACCGAGGTCGGGTCCATCCGCTCGGCGAAGGGCGCCGACGTGCTCGACGCCGACGGCCTGGTCGCGCTGCCCGGGCTCGTCGACCTGCACACCCACCTGCGCGAGCCCGGGCGGGAGGACGCCGAGACGATCGCCTCCGGCTCGGCCGCCGCCGCGGTCGGCGGCTTCACCGCGGTGCTGGCGATGGCCAACACGAGCCCGGTAACCGACACGGCCGAGGCCGCCGAGCGGGTCCTCGACCTCGGACGGGCCGCCGGCCTGGTCGACGTGCAACCGGTCGGGGCCGTCACCAAGGGCCTCGCCGGTGAGGAGCTGGCCGAGCTGGGCCTGATGCACCGCAGCCGGGCCCGCGTCCGGGTGTTCTCCGACGACGGGAAGTGCGTGCACGACGCCCGCGTCATGCGCCGCGCGCTGGAGTACGTCCGCGCCTTCGGTGGCGTGGTCTCCCAGCACGCGCAGGAACCGCACCTGGCCGGCCCGAGCGCCTGCTGCCACGAGGGCGAGCTGTCCGGCCGCCTGGGCCTGCCGGGCTGGCCGGGCATCGCCGAGGAGACCATCGTCGCCCGAGACGTGATGCTCGCCCGCCACACCGGCAGCCGCGTCCACGTCGCGCACGTCTCGACGGCGGGCTCGGTCGAGGTGGTCCGCTGGGCCAAGGCGCAGGGCATCGACGTGACCGCCGAGGTCACGCCCCACCACCTCGTGCTCACCACCGACCTGCTCACCGGCTACGACCCGACGTTCAAGGTCAACCCGCCGCTGCGCCCGCAGGAGGACGTCGACGCGCTGCGGGCGGCCCTGGCCGACGGCACCATCGACGCCGTGGCCACCGACCACGCCCCGCACGCCCGCCACGACAAGGAGCACGCCTTCGTCGACGCCGCCTTCGGCATGCTCGGCCTCGAGACGGCCCTCTCGGTGGTGAGCGACACCATGGTGCGCACCGGGCTGCTCGACTGGGCCGGCGTGGCCCGGGTGATGTCGGCCAACCCGGCCCGCATCGCCGGCCTCGACGGTCACGGTCAGTCGCTGGCCGTCGGCTCGCCGGCCAACATCACCCTGGTCGACCCGGGCGCGCGGGTGACCGTCGACCGGTCCGCCTCACTGTCCCTCTCGCGCAACAACCCCTGGCACGGCCGCACCCTCCAGGGCGCCGTGGAGGCGACGGTGCTCCGCGGTCGCGTGACCGCCCAGAAGGGGGCTGTGGCGTGA
- the aroB gene encoding 3-dehydroquinate synthase: MSTTRISVGGDYEVVVGTGLLDELPRLVGEGVQRVLVVHPRALAATGEAIREDLLGKGFEAYAAEVPDAEEAKTAQVAAFLWGVLGQAGFTRSDAVVSVGGGATTDLAGFVAATWLRGTRVVHVPTTLLGMVDAAVGGKTGINTPEGKNLVGAFHPPAGVLCDLATLETLPQHDFVAGLAEVVKCGFIADPVILDLLESDIEGVRTPQGQHVRELVERAVRVKADVVAEDLRESSLREVLNYGHTFGHAVEQVERYSFRHGAAVSIGMVYAAELARLAGKIDDDLVDRHRSVLTALGLPTTYRGDRWGQLLDAMKRDKKTRGSMLRFVVLQGLARPTRLEGPDPALLQAAYAEVSADVSGRAISL; the protein is encoded by the coding sequence ATGAGCACGACCCGCATCAGCGTCGGCGGCGACTACGAGGTCGTCGTCGGCACCGGCCTGCTCGACGAGCTGCCTCGCCTCGTCGGGGAGGGCGTGCAGCGGGTGCTCGTCGTGCACCCCCGTGCCCTCGCGGCCACCGGCGAGGCGATCCGGGAGGACCTGCTCGGCAAGGGCTTCGAGGCGTATGCCGCAGAGGTGCCGGACGCGGAGGAGGCCAAGACCGCGCAGGTCGCCGCCTTCCTCTGGGGCGTCCTGGGGCAGGCCGGCTTCACCCGCTCGGACGCGGTCGTCTCCGTGGGCGGGGGAGCGACCACCGACCTCGCCGGCTTCGTGGCCGCGACCTGGCTGCGCGGCACACGGGTCGTGCACGTGCCCACCACCCTGCTGGGCATGGTCGACGCCGCGGTCGGAGGGAAGACCGGCATCAACACGCCCGAGGGCAAGAACCTCGTCGGCGCCTTCCACCCCCCGGCGGGGGTGCTGTGCGACCTCGCAACGCTCGAGACGCTGCCGCAGCACGACTTCGTCGCCGGGCTGGCCGAGGTCGTCAAGTGCGGCTTCATCGCCGACCCGGTCATCCTCGACCTCCTCGAGTCCGACATCGAGGGAGTGCGGACGCCGCAGGGCCAGCACGTGCGCGAGCTGGTCGAGCGGGCGGTCCGGGTCAAGGCCGATGTCGTGGCCGAGGACCTCCGGGAGTCGTCGCTGCGGGAGGTGCTCAACTACGGCCACACCTTCGGGCACGCCGTGGAGCAGGTGGAGCGCTACAGCTTCCGGCACGGCGCCGCGGTCAGCATCGGCATGGTCTACGCCGCCGAGCTGGCGCGCCTGGCAGGCAAGATCGACGACGACCTCGTGGACCGGCACCGCTCGGTGCTGACCGCCCTCGGGCTGCCGACCACCTACCGGGGCGACCGGTGGGGCCAGCTGCTCGACGCGATGAAGCGCGACAAGAAGACGCGCGGGTCGATGCTGCGGTTCGTCGTCCTCCAGGGCCTGGCCCGGCCGACCCGTCTCGAGGGTCCCGACCCCGCGCTGCTGCAGGCGGCCTACGCCGAGGTCAGCGCCGACGTGTCCGGGCGGGCCATCTCGCTCTAG
- the efp gene encoding elongation factor P produces MASTNDLKNGMVLNLEGQLWSVVEFQHVKPGKGPAFVRTKLKNVMSGKVVDKTFNAGVKVETATVDRRDMQYLYKDGTDFVFMDGTTYDQIHIPEATVGDTANYLLENQTAQVATHDGTVLYVELPASVVLEITYTEPGLQGDRSTGGTKPATLETGAQIQVPLFLETGTKVKVDTRDGSYLGRVN; encoded by the coding sequence GTGGCATCGACCAACGACCTGAAGAACGGCATGGTGCTCAACCTCGAGGGCCAGCTGTGGTCCGTCGTGGAGTTCCAGCACGTCAAGCCCGGCAAGGGCCCGGCCTTCGTGCGCACCAAGCTCAAGAACGTGATGTCGGGCAAGGTCGTCGACAAGACCTTCAACGCCGGCGTCAAGGTCGAGACCGCGACCGTCGACCGCCGCGACATGCAGTACCTCTACAAGGACGGCACCGACTTCGTCTTCATGGACGGGACGACGTACGACCAGATCCACATCCCCGAGGCGACCGTCGGCGACACCGCCAACTACCTGCTCGAGAACCAGACCGCCCAGGTCGCGACCCACGACGGCACCGTGCTCTACGTCGAGCTGCCCGCCTCGGTCGTCCTCGAGATCACCTACACCGAGCCGGGCCTGCAGGGCGACCGGTCCACCGGTGGCACCAAGCCCGCCACCCTCGAGACCGGCGCGCAGATCCAGGTCCCGCTGTTCCTCGAGACCGGCACCAAGGTCAAGGTCGACACCCGCGACGGTTCCTACCTCGGTCGCGTGAACTGA
- the nusB gene encoding transcription antitermination factor NusB, translating to MSARTKARKRAVDLLFEAEQRGINARDLLAERLAKPVTEAPLNQYTADLVEGVVAHWTDINELLATYSQGWTVERMPSVDRAILRLGAFEVLYSQEVPEGVAIAEAVELARTLSTDESPKFVNGLLARLAEVKPTLA from the coding sequence TTGTCGGCTCGCACCAAGGCCCGCAAGCGCGCGGTCGACCTGCTCTTCGAGGCCGAGCAGCGCGGGATCAACGCCCGCGACCTGCTCGCCGAGCGCCTTGCCAAGCCGGTCACCGAGGCGCCGCTGAACCAGTACACCGCCGACCTCGTCGAGGGCGTCGTCGCGCACTGGACCGACATCAACGAGCTGCTGGCGACCTACAGCCAGGGTTGGACCGTCGAGCGGATGCCGAGCGTCGACCGCGCCATCCTGCGGCTCGGGGCCTTCGAGGTGCTGTACTCGCAGGAAGTCCCCGAGGGGGTGGCGATCGCCGAGGCGGTCGAACTCGCCAGGACGCTGAGCACCGACGAGTCGCCCAAGTTCGTCAACGGGCTGCTGGCCCGGCTCGCCGAGGTCAAGCCGACCCTCGCCTGA
- the pyrR gene encoding bifunctional pyr operon transcriptional regulator/uracil phosphoribosyltransferase PyrR — protein sequence MRPDSGVPDGVPTASGSAASHPASSPADAPARAVMSPGDVSRALRRIAHEILERNKGADDLVVLGIPTRGVALARRLVSVMEEVEGRPVPVGALDVTMHRDDLRRQPTRSPMHTDIPPSGIDDKVVVLVDDVLYSGRTVRAALDALSDLGRPRAVRLAVLVDRGHRDLPIRADHVGKNLPTSSSERVQVRLSEHDGVDDEVRIAGGEPR from the coding sequence ATGCGTCCTGACTCTGGTGTACCCGACGGCGTCCCCACCGCCAGTGGCTCCGCAGCCAGCCACCCGGCGAGCAGCCCGGCCGACGCCCCCGCCCGCGCAGTGATGAGTCCCGGTGACGTCTCCCGGGCCCTGCGCCGCATCGCCCACGAGATCCTCGAGCGCAACAAGGGCGCCGACGACCTCGTCGTGCTCGGCATCCCGACCAGGGGAGTGGCCCTGGCCAGGCGCCTCGTCTCGGTGATGGAGGAGGTCGAGGGCCGGCCCGTGCCGGTCGGGGCGCTCGACGTCACCATGCATCGCGACGACCTGCGCCGGCAGCCGACCCGCTCGCCCATGCACACCGACATCCCGCCCAGCGGCATCGACGACAAGGTCGTCGTGCTCGTCGACGACGTGCTCTACTCCGGCCGCACCGTCCGAGCCGCGCTCGACGCGCTCTCGGACCTCGGCCGGCCGCGAGCGGTGCGCCTCGCGGTGCTGGTCGACCGCGGCCACCGCGACCTGCCGATCCGCGCCGACCACGTCGGCAAGAACCTGCCCACGTCCAGCTCGGAGCGGGTGCAGGTGCGCCTGAGCGAGCATGACGGTGTCGACGACGAGGTCCGCATCGCCGGAGGGGAGCCCCGATGA
- a CDS encoding shikimate kinase encodes MVTSDRAGPRVVVIGPPGAGKSTVARRLATRLGVEWHDTDEAIEQAQGRAISEIFVDEGEPYFRDLERAEVARSLEAFDGVLSLGGGAPMDPQTQEALAGHTVVFLDVGIADAARRIGFDGTRPLLMVNPRAQWTKMMNERRPTYERLATLRVDTAGRKPAAVVDEVAARLQELEEQR; translated from the coding sequence GTGGTGACCAGCGACAGGGCAGGGCCCCGCGTCGTCGTCATCGGGCCGCCCGGGGCGGGCAAGAGCACCGTCGCCAGGCGGCTGGCCACCCGGTTGGGCGTGGAGTGGCACGACACCGACGAGGCGATCGAGCAGGCCCAGGGCCGAGCCATCTCCGAGATCTTCGTCGACGAGGGCGAGCCCTACTTCCGCGACCTCGAGCGCGCCGAGGTAGCCCGCTCGCTCGAGGCCTTCGACGGCGTGCTGTCCCTCGGTGGCGGGGCGCCCATGGACCCGCAGACGCAGGAGGCGCTGGCGGGTCACACCGTGGTCTTCCTCGACGTCGGCATCGCCGACGCCGCGCGGCGGATCGGCTTCGACGGCACCCGGCCGCTGCTCATGGTCAACCCCCGCGCCCAGTGGACCAAGATGATGAACGAGCGCCGCCCGACCTACGAGCGGCTGGCCACGCTGCGCGTCGACACCGCCGGGCGCAAGCCGGCCGCCGTCGTCGACGAGGTCGCGGCGCGCCTGCAGGAGCTGGAGGAGCAGCGATGA
- a CDS encoding aspartate carbamoyltransferase catalytic subunit — MTTTLNTPSASATRGGRRHLLSIADLDVTQIRTILDTAAEMHGVQQREVKKLPTLRGRTVVNLFFEDSTRTRSSFELAGKWLSADVINISAKGSSTSKGESLRDTVLTVAAMGVDALVIRHGASGAAQQVSQWIDAHVINAGDGTHEHPTQALLDAYTMERRLGSLEGRHVAIVGDLTHSRVVRSNLLCLAKLGARITLVAPPTLMPAGIGAWAAADGFELSHDLDAVLPTVDAVMMLRVQRERMSGGFFPTPREYTVGYGLTRDRLSALVAANPDAVICHPGPMNRGLEIAADAADGAQSLILDQVSAGVAVRMSVLYHLLAGEEGSAQ, encoded by the coding sequence ATGACCACGACGCTCAACACGCCGTCCGCGTCGGCCACGAGGGGTGGTCGCCGCCACCTGCTGTCGATCGCCGACCTCGACGTCACGCAGATCCGCACCATCCTCGACACCGCCGCCGAGATGCACGGCGTGCAGCAGCGCGAGGTCAAGAAGCTGCCGACCCTGCGCGGCCGCACGGTGGTCAACCTCTTCTTCGAGGACTCGACCCGCACCCGCAGCTCCTTCGAGCTCGCCGGCAAGTGGCTCTCGGCCGACGTCATCAACATCTCGGCCAAGGGCTCGTCGACCTCCAAGGGCGAGTCCCTGCGCGACACCGTGCTGACGGTGGCGGCGATGGGCGTCGATGCCCTGGTCATCAGGCACGGCGCCTCCGGGGCGGCGCAGCAGGTCAGCCAGTGGATCGACGCGCACGTCATCAACGCCGGTGACGGCACCCACGAGCACCCCACGCAGGCCCTGCTCGACGCCTACACGATGGAGCGGCGGCTCGGCAGCCTCGAGGGCCGCCACGTCGCGATCGTCGGCGACCTGACCCACTCGCGGGTCGTCCGCTCGAACCTGCTCTGCCTCGCCAAGCTCGGCGCGCGGATCACCCTCGTGGCCCCACCGACGCTGATGCCGGCCGGCATCGGCGCCTGGGCAGCCGCCGACGGCTTCGAGCTGTCCCACGACCTCGACGCCGTGCTGCCGACCGTCGACGCCGTGATGATGCTGCGCGTGCAGCGTGAGCGCATGAGCGGCGGTTTCTTCCCCACACCGCGCGAGTACACAGTCGGCTACGGCCTGACCCGCGACCGGTTGAGCGCCCTCGTGGCCGCCAACCCCGACGCGGTCATCTGCCACCCCGGGCCGATGAACCGTGGGCTGGAGATCGCCGCCGACGCGGCCGACGGCGCGCAGTCGCTCATCCTCGACCAGGTCTCGGCGGGCGTCGCCGTGCGGATGTCCGTCCTCTACCACCTGCTCGCAGGTGAGGAAGGGAGCGCCCAGTGA